Genomic DNA from Streptomyces venezuelae:
CCGGCCGCGGTCAGGAGAGCGGCGTCACAACAGACCGGTCTGCGTGACGAGCATCGCGAGGACGACGACGAGGGTCCAGCCCGCGAAGTGCTCCAGCAGGTTCGGTCCGTCGTCTTTGGGGCCGCCGGTGCGGGCCTTCGCGCGGACGGCGGTGGCAGAGGTCGCGGTCATGTCTTTCTCACTGACGTTCGGCTGGCAGGGATCCCCCACGAGGTCCCGGTGACAGCTCCACCCCACGGGACCCCTCTACCTTGCCAGCAGGAAGCGCCCTTGCGGGCGAGACCTTGGTCACCCCACAACTACGGCGTCGCGCCGCGCGTCTAAGTACCGACGGCGGGGTGTCCCCCCGTCCGTCCGCCCGTGCACCGTACGACCGAGAGGTTTCCGATGAGCACGAACCGGACGACGCCCCGCCGCGGGGCGCGGCTCGCCCTCGCCGCCGCGATCACCGCCACGGCCGCCCTCACCGCCCCGGTCTCGCAGGCCGCCCCGGCCCCCGAGGAGAAGCCGTCTCCGGGTGCGCCCGGCCTCGGCGACCCGATGTTCCCGCTGGACGGGAACGGCGGATACCGGGTGGAGCGGTATTACCTGGACTTCGACTGGCAGGCGCCGAAGACACCCTTCGAGGCGACGACGACGATCAAGGCCCGGTCCACGCAGGCGCTCTCGCGCTTCAACCTGGACTTCGGCGGCAACACCCTGCACAAGGTCACCGTCGACGGCTCCGCCGCCGGCACGTCGCGCGAGGGCGACGAGCTGACGGTGACCCCCAAGGCACCGATCGGCAGGGGCAGTTCCTTCACCGTCAAGGTCACCTACACCGCCGACCCGTCCCAGACCCGGCACCGCGACGACGCGATAGAGGACTACGGCTGGATACCCACGCCCGACGGCACGGTGGTCTATCCGCAGCCGAACGGCGCGCGCCTGATCTTCCCCGCCAACGACCACCCCGGCCAACGGGCACCGATCACCTTCCGCATCACGACACCGGCCGACCGCACAGCCGTCGCCAACGGCAAGCTGGTCTCGCGCGCCGAGCGCCCCGACGGGCGGGTCCGCTGGACGTACGACTCCGAACAGCCGCTCTCCACGCAGCTGGTGCAGCTGGCCGTCGGCAAGTTCCAGCTGGTCGAGAGCGAGGGCCCCGGCGGCATCCCGCTGCGCGACGTCGTCCCCGACGCGCTGGTCGAGCCGACGG
This window encodes:
- a CDS encoding SCO1431 family membrane protein, which gives rise to MTATSATAVRAKARTGGPKDDGPNLLEHFAGWTLVVVLAMLVTQTGLL
- a CDS encoding M1 family metallopeptidase, which translates into the protein MSTNRTTPRRGARLALAAAITATAALTAPVSQAAPAPEEKPSPGAPGLGDPMFPLDGNGGYRVERYYLDFDWQAPKTPFEATTTIKARSTQALSRFNLDFGGNTLHKVTVDGSAAGTSREGDELTVTPKAPIGRGSSFTVKVTYTADPSQTRHRDDAIEDYGWIPTPDGTVVYPQPNGARLIFPANDHPGQRAPITFRITTPADRTAVANGKLVSRAERPDGRVRWTYDSEQPLSTQLVQLAVGKFQLVESEGPGGIPLRDVVPDALVEPTAAYRELTPDHLKWLQDRLGPYPFNRYGLLVGDTDLGVALETQTLSLVPKADLLGTKVDAERDMVHELTHQWFGDSVALKSWSDLWLSEGHARFYEREYSEQHGGDSFEAAMKTAYQAHDQWRRDFGAPAEPTEPNLFKRMRYDGSALVLYALREEIGDATFQRIERAWVNGFKGRTASTRQFVDLASKIAGRDLEGFLHPWLYGSKTPPMPGHPDWVVDPVT